The nucleotide window GGGAACGGAAATTCTGATTAGCAGAAATAACATCCGGCTCAAGATGATTATGGTAATCAATAACCGGCATGTCTTTGGCATAACCGAAATACAGATTTTCTGCTTTTGCCGATTCAAGCAGAAACAGTTTTCCGAAAACATCTTTATTTTTAATGGAATTACTCATTATTTATTTTTACAATCCTGGATTTAATTAACTTGTTTAAGCTCTGCAAAACCACAAAAGTCACAAAAGCTTTGTTTTTAGAACACTTCAATTATGCTTATGCAGAAAAGTTCACATAAGATGAAAATCAAAGATTTTCACAACACTTGGTGTCTACATTTAAAAACAGAACCCTTAATGAAACCACTAAGGTCCTGTTTGATGATATGAAGAAATTAGTTTTTATACTCCGCTGAATGCGCTGAAGCCTCCGTCAACAGGAATCAGTGCTCCTGTAATAAAACTTGCGGCATCTGAACACAGAAACTGTACAACTCCGTTCAGTTCTTCTACTTCTCCAAATCTCTGCATGGGTGTTTTCGCCATTACTTTTTTACTTCTCTCCGTTAAGCTTCCATCCGGATTCAACAGAATAGCACGGTTCTGATCTCCAATAAAAAAACCTGGTGCCACTGCATTTACCCGTATCTTATCTCCGAATTTCAATGCAAGGTCAGAGGCCAGCCATTGGGTAAAATTGGTAATTGCTGATTTGGCGGCAGAATATCCGGCCACTCTTGTAATCGCTGAATAAGCAGCCATGGAAGAAATATTAATAATGTTGCCGCTTCCCTGCTCAGCCATTACTTTTCCGAAAACATAGCTCGGGTAAACGGTTCCGTTGATATTAAGATCGGTAACTTCTGCCCATCCTTTCATATCCATATCGAAAAATGACTGTTCGGGTGATAAGGTTGCTGACGGAATATTTCCACCGGCTATATTGAGCAGAACATCAATGCTGCCATATTTTTCTTTTATTTTTTCTACGGCAGCTTTAAGGCTTTCAATATCCATCACATTGGCTTCTACAGCAAGTGCATCCCCGCCCAAATCTGTAAGCTCTTTTACACGTGCATCCAGTGTTTCCTGGTTTCTTCCCAGAGCCACAACTTTGGCACCGGCCTCTATAAAACTTTTGGCAAGGCTACCTCCCAAAACACCCGAAGCCCCTGTGATGACTGCTACTTTGTTTTCAATACTAAACAGGTCTTTCATTTTACTTTTTATTATTTATTACAAACGCAGTTTAATTTTTCTGTAATTCCGACTGTACTGCGGCCATTACTCCTTCAATCTGGCCCAATGCCAGCATTCTTCCTAAAAATGAATAGCCGGGATTATATCCTTTGTCAATATCTTCTGTTAAAAGTCTTCCGTGATCAATTCTCATAGGAAGATCAGAATTTTCTTTTTCGAATACACGGATTACTTCGATGAGCCTTCCTCTTCCTCCCAGATGATGAGCCTCGATGAAGTCACCATTTTCAAAGACATTTGTACTTCTCAGGTGAACGAATTTGGTACGATGAGCAAATTTTTGCGCAAGCTTTGGAACATCATTCTGAAGGTTGGCGCTTAAAGATCCGGCACAGAAAGTCAATCCGTTGTGAGGGTTATCAACAGCTTTCAGAAGCCAGTCAATATCTTCTTCATTGGTCACTATTCTTGGTAAGCCCAGTAATGAAAACGGCGGATCATCAGGATGTACGCACATCTGGATATTCCATTTTTCACAGACAGGCATTATTTTTTCAAGGAAATATTTCATATTCTGACGTAGTTGATGTTTATCGATACCATCATACAATGCCAGTAAACTTTTAAACTTTTCTACAGGATTCAATTCACCTTCTTTGATATTTCCGTTCACGAATCCCTGTGTTTTTACAATAACAGAATCTATCAGGTCATTGTTATCTTTCTCCGTTAATGTATTTTTTAATTCTTCTACCTTCTGAAGAATCTCCGGGTTATAGTCGTTTTCTGCCCCCTTTCTTTGAAGGATATAAATTTCGAAGTACGCAAACTTGGCTTTGTCAAAATAAAGTGATGAAGAACCGTCTTCCCATTCGTGAAAAAGATCGGTGCGCGCCCAGTCGAGAACGGGCATAAAGTTGTAGCAAACTGTTGTAACTCCTGCTTTACCCAGATTTTCAAGGCTCGTGATATAATTTTCTATTAAAGAGTCACGGTCTTCCCCTCCGTATTTGATCGCTTCACTCACAGGAAGACTTTCAACAACAGACCAGCGAAGTCCGTGGCTTTCTATATAGTTTTTATAATCATTGATGGCCTCCAAATTCCAGATTTCTCCGTTTGGGATATCATGCAGTGCAGAAACAATTCCTTCTACTCCTATTTGACGGAGCGTGCTCAGCTGTATTTTGTCTTTTTTCCAAACCAACGCCAGGTTTTTTCCATAATGTATAGTTTTAATTCAGATAAACAAAGCAGGTGTTCTCACACCTACTCTGTTGCTGATATGAATGTAGAATGAAATTAATTGTATCCGGGATTCTGATATTTTGCCTTTATATCTGCCGATACTTCCATCGCATCAATCTGACTCTGAGGAATTGGTCTCAGATAGTGAAAAGGTTTGATCGTTCTTGTTACCGTCTGCGGAGAGTGATCTCCATAAGAGGCTCCTCCGATCTGATAGGTAGCCGCATAATCTCCCCACTTCTGTGTACGTACCAGATCATACCATCTGTAGAATTCTCCGTAATATTCACGGGATCTCTCCGCAAGGATATAATCAATGGTAATTACGGCAGGTGTGGCCGCTGTCATCGCAGCGCTATTATCTGCTACATAAGCGGTATTCTGGGCATTATTAAACTTCCACTTTCCGGCACGGGCACGGATCACATTGATAAGGTCTTTGGCTGTCATAGATCCTGCGGCACCTTTTACGGCTGCTTCTGCGGCAATAAAATAGAATTCTGAGAATTTGGCAACGCTGAAAGGACGGGTTAATCCGGCATTCGGATATCCTAAACCGTTTGGATCATCGGTACGGTAAGTTCCTATTTTCCATAATCCAGGATATACAATTCTGCTGATTCCGTTCGGTGCAATAACCCAGTCTGCTCTTCCCGGAAGGGTTCCTGCTCCTACACCGCTTTGTCCGGATCCTGTAGGGTAAGAAGGCATCTGGCTGTCATCATTCAGGAAGCTTAAGATAGCTCCTCCCGGCTGTACAGGTAAATTATTGGCGTTATACAGTACAGGAACCGTTGTAAGGCCTGTTCCATTCTTGTTCCAGTTTCCTCTGTACGTGGTTACAAAAGTTCCATCATAACGGGAATCGTTGGTTTTATCTGCAAAAGTATTTTTAATAACCCCTAAAGTAGGACACATACGAACCCAAGGACGTCCCAGTGACTGTGCTGCTTCTCTCTGTACTGAACTTACTACGTCTGCTCCAACCCATGCTGTTGTTTTACTACTTTTGATGGCAGTATAGTTCCAGGTCTGCATCCATGCGGCAAAATTGTCCGGAGCCCAGCCTGAACCAAATCCTACAGGGTCGCTTTCGTTATAATAAGTACTTGACTGTGTATGGTCTGCATAAAGCATGGATTCGGTATTCCTGTCATTTGAACCTACATTGACATCATAGAAGGTAGGCTGAAGCGCGTAAGGTCCGGGATTGTTGATTCCTTCCATAGCGATATCATAAGCCTGCTGGAAATACCACTGGGCATTGTGTCCGTCAGGATCAGTTCTTGCCACTTCGGGATAAGTTGGAATGCCGTTTGGATTCTGCAGCCACCATCCATAAGTAAGGTAAGCTTTGGCAAGCATCAGTCTTGCTACATTTTTAGTTACCCCTCCGGTTACCCTTGGTGAGGCAGGCAGGTTTTCTATTGCTTTTTTAAGGTCAGCAAAAACTGTTTTTGTGTATACTTCCGGCACCGTATTTCTTGCTGAAGAGGTGGAAGGTAAAGTATTATATTTCAATTCTCCTGCTCCTAAATCCAGAGGAACTCCTCCATAGGTCTGAACGAGCATGAAGTAATAAAATCCACGGAAGAAACGGGCTTCAGAGATCATAGATTCTGCAATTCCGAATCCTGGTCCTTTTTCAATAATTCCGTTGGCAGTATTGATATACGGGAATACAGAGTTCCAGACCATACTTGTAGGAAAAGTATTGGAATTGATAATCCCGTTTCCGGACATATCTAATTCCTTAAAGTTACCGTCCGCACTTTGTGCCCAGGTAGATTCGTCTGTTCCGTTCTGACAATTGCTCATAAAGTAGCCATTGCCATACAGTAATCTCATCTGTCTGTATAAAGCTGTAAATCCCTGATTAACCCCGTCCGGTGTGTTAAAATAGTCAGCTGTATAGATTGCTCTTGGCTGCTCATCAAGAATTTCATTACAACCTGTAAATGTTAAGGATAAAAAGATTGCTCCTAATAGCAGTTTTTTGTTAAAATTTATCATGACAGTACAGTTTTAAAAGGTTAAGTTAAGTCCCATTAAGTAATTTCTTGTGGAAGGGTTGTTAGCTCCTATAACAAGCTGACGGTTTGGATATCCGCTTACTGCCTGGTTTTCATTTCCGAAAGAGTTTGGTTCCGGATCCATTCCTGAGAACTTATGATAAGGAGAGAATAAGACTACAGGATTGGTTACGGTGAAGTAAATTCTTAAGCTGGTAATTTTCAGATCCTTTAAAAAATCTTTATTAACATTATAGCCTAATGTAATGGTACGAAGCTTAAGGTAAGAAGCATCAAACATCGCTAAAGTAGAAGAATACTTCGGATTGTCACCACTCAAATGACGTCCCGGACGCGGAAAATAAGCTCCTGTATTATCTTCTGTCCAGTAATCCACATCCACGTTGTTCCCTCTTCCCGTTAATCTGTTAAGATAACTTGCAGATCCGTAAATAGTACTTACCAGGATTCCTCCGTGCTGGAAAGCTCCTACTGTACTTAGTTCAAAATTCTTGTAGGCAAAACGCATATTAAATCCTCCCTGGAATTTCGGAGCGGTATCAAAAATCTGTCTGTCATCCGGTCCTATTGCTCTTACCGGAGTTCCGTCGGCATTATAGCCTCCGGTGTAAAGAACCTTGATAGATCCTACCACATCATCAGCAGTTCCCGGCTCCAGAATGCTCTGATACGGGTCACCAGCCTGCCAAAGACCGATGTATTGATAATCATACAATGAATTAATATTATGCCCTACGAACCATAAGTTATTGATATCACGTGGTGTTCCGGATGCAAGCGATAAAATTTTGTTTTTATTGGTGTAAAAATTAACTCCTGCTTCCCATGTAAACCCATCCGGGTTATCAAAAATAACTCCGTTCAAGGAAATTTCCACCCCTTTATTTTCTGTTTCTGCCACATTGGAAACAATGGATGCCCAACCGCTTGATGGAGGAAGGCTTTTCTGTGTCAACAGGTCATAAGTATGGGTTTTGTAATACTCCACACTTCCCGTAAGGCGGTTGTTCAGGATTCCGAAATCTACCCCGTAGTTTTGTGTTTTTGAATATTCCCATCCTAAATTCGGGTTTGGCGGCTGGCTTCCGTAAATCCCTGTACTTCCTGCAAGTCCATAATTATAAGGAGCGACATTAAATCTTCCCATTGTAGTGTAAGGATCTACTGCCTGATTGGAGGTCTGCCCCCATCCTGCTCTGAATTTAAGGAGATTAATGGCTTTGATATTCTGCATGAAGGATTCGTTGGTAACATTCCATCCCAATGATAATGCAGGATATGTATGCCATTTGTTACCCGGTGCCAGTCTGGAAGATCCGTCGGCACGAAGTGTTGCTGTAAGCATATACTTGTTATCATAGGTATACATGATTCTTCCCATAGCAGAAAGCAACCCGGTTTTCGAATACACCTGGTCTTCAGGTCTTACCGTAATGTCTGCCTGAGGCGACTGTCCCAGGTTATAATACTGGAAAAAGTCTGCAGGGACATTTTTTGCACTCATGTATGAGCTTGTATATTTATTCTGTTCCGCGGAGTATAATGCTACAGCGTTGATCTTATGTTTTCCGAATGTACGGTCGTACGTCAGGAGGTTTTCCAATACCCAGTGATAAGTCTGGTTATTCCCTTTTCCTGCCGCTGACGGCCCCAGAGGGTTTGTATTGAAGACTCCCACACCACTGTAGTTTCCGCTGTTTGAGGTACGGAAATCCAACCCTACATTTAACCTGTATTTTAATCCTTTGATGGGAAGGCTGGCTTCTCCGTAAAGGTTATTATAGGATGCAAAAGCTTTGGTTTCATCAATATATTTGTCTGCCAGGCTCTCCAAGCTTTTTCTGGTATAAATCCATGTCTGATCAATACCTCCTGCGGTGCTCATTACTCTTTTCGGGCTTCCGTCCGCATTGTAAGGATCGGCAATAGGAGAATATCCCAGAACTGCACCCGGGTTTACTCCGTTTCCTTCCGAAACCGAATAGTTTGTATTGGTTGTAAAACCAAACTTAAAGACAGATCCTACCTGCTGGTCAATGGCCATTCTCAGAGCAAATCTTTCATAACTCTGAACAGGAATTAATGCATTTTGTTTAAAATAGGATAATCCTACATTGTAATTTCCACCTTCTGTTCCTCCTGAAACCCCTACATCATGGCTGGTCATCATCGCCGGCTTATAAAACAGGCTTTGCCAGTCCGTATTGACACTGTTATTTTCATCAGCTCCGTTTGAATACAAAGGGGTTGTATTTCCTGCAGGAATGGCATAAGCACGCAGCTTTGCAAACTGAGGTCCATCCATCATCGGATATTTTGAAAATAAAGTCTGAACTCCTGTAAAGGTGTTATAGGTAAATTTAGGTTTCTGCCCTTTTGCTCCTCTGTTGGTGGTGACGAGAATAACACCGTTTGCTCCTCTTGACCCGTAGATGGCTGTAGCGGAGGCATCTTTCAGGATGTCAATACTTTTGATATCACTTGAGCTTATGTCTCCCAGCGATCCCACGAAAGGAATACCATCCAGTACGATCAACGGGTTATTATCTCCTGTCAGCGATCTTGTTCCCCTGATACGGATCTGCATGGCAGCACCCGGCTTAGTGGAACTTTGAGAGATATCTACCCCTGCCGTTCTTCCCTGTAATGCCTGGGTAATGTTGGCAGAGGGTACTTCACGCAGGGCATCTCCTTTTACAGTGGCTACAGAGCCTGTTACAGCTTCTTTTCTCTGGGTTCCATATCCTATCACAACAACTTCATCTATTTTATTTTCTTTAGCTACTGTATCTTTCTTAACCTGTGAATATGCTATGCCGGAAGGCAATAAAGTCATTGCAAAGAATAATGCGGCTCTATTGCTTTTATTGAAATAAAATCGGTTCATAATTATTATTTTAGTATTAGTTGTTGAATAAAAGGCTCTTTAATAATTATTGTGTATAAAAATCCTTAGTGTTTATAAGCCTTTTATTTTTTATTATATATACATATTCACGATGGCTTCAAACAATTCCTGTTTTCCGCTTTTTGGCTGTGGTTCGCCGATTTCGTGAGCGATTCTCTGCAGATCTTCCAAAGTAAGCGAGCCTTCTTCAAATGCTTTTCCGTTTCCGTTATCAAAAGAAGCATAACGGTCTGTTCTCAGTTTTTTGTAATCTGAATTTTCAAGGATATCAGCCGCTGCAAGAAGACCTTTTGCAAATACATCCATCCCTGAAATGTGGGAGATGAACAAATCTTCAGCATCAATGGAATTTCTTCTGATTTTGGCATCAAAATTCACCCCTCCGGTTCCCAGACCTCCTGCCGGAAGCAATACCAGCCATGCCTGAACCATGTCGTAGTAATCGATCGGGAACTGGTCTGTATCCCATCCGTTCTGATAATCTCCTCTGTTGGCATCAATGCTTCCTAAAAGTCCTGCATCAACAGCTACCTGAAGCTCATGCTCGAATGTGTGACCTGCCAATGTAGCATGGTTTACTTCGATATTTAGTTTGAAATCTTTGTCTAATCCGTAATGTCTCAGGAATCCGATTACTGTTTCAGAATCATAATCGTACTGGTGTTTGGTAGGCTCCATTGGTTTTGGTTCAATCAGGAAAGTTCCTTTAAAGCCCTGCTGACGTGCATAATCTCTCGACATCGAAAGGAAACGTGCAAGATGATCTTTTTCACGCTTCATATCGGTATTCAAAAGGCTCATATATCCTTCTCTTCCGCCCCAGAAAACATAATTTTCACCACCAAGCGCTATCGTAGCATCTATTGAGTTTTTCACCTGCGTTCCTGCGCAAGCAACAACATCAAAATTTGGGTTTGTAGAAGCTCCGTTCATGTATCTTTCATGGGTGAAAACATTCGCTGTTCCCCATAAAAGCTTAATGCCTGTTTCCTGCTGCTTTTGTTTGGCGTATTCCACGATAGTCTGCATATTTTTCTCGTAGTCTTTCCAGTTGCTGGCTGGGTCTACAAGATCAATATCATGAAAGCAGTAATAGTTGAAGCCCATTTTAGACATGAATTCAAAACCTGCATCCATTTTGTGCATTGCTCTTGTTAACGGATCATTTCCGATATCCCATGGATGGTGGATGGTAGGTCCCCCGAACGGATCACTTCCGTTTGCACATAAGGTGTGCCACCATGCCATCGCAAATCTTGTCCAGTCTTTCATAGGTTTTCCCATCACGATCTTTTCCGCATCATAATAGCGGAATGCCAACGGGTTCCTGCTCTCCTTCCCTTCAAACTTAATTTTTTCAATACCCGTAAAAAACTCTTTTGTACCTGTTAAAGTGTTCATATTTATTTGATTATTTTTTATTTATTCTTAATTTTTTGCGTAGAGATCCCCTTCTCACTGGTTCTTAAGAGTCAGTAAGAGGATGAAAAATACTGTTGTAATGGTCCTAGATTATTTCGTTAAGATGATGTTTCCATCTGCCATAGGCTTCTAAATATTGTTCTCGTTTTTCGTGTTCGGGCTCTATCACTGCTATCTGTTCAAGTGAAGAAAATGCTTCTCTGGAATCTGAATAAAATCCTATTCCCATTCCGGCAGCTCTTGCTGCTCCTACCGCTCCATCGGTATCATAAAGTTCAATGACCGCATTGCTTACACTGGATAGCGACTGGCGAAAAATTGAACTTAAAAACATGTTGGCATTTCCTGCACGGATGACCTGGATATCCATTCCGATGTTTCTCATGATATCCATTCCGTATTCATAAGAGAATACAATACCTTCCTGCGCCGCACGCAGTATATCTCCTTTTGTATGTATGTTGAAATTAATTCCGTGAATAGAACAGCTTGTATCTTTATTTTCCAGCACTCTTTCGGCTCCGTTTCCAAAAGGAATAATACTTAATCCTTTTGAACCAATCGGTGAAAGTGAAGCCATATCGTTCATATCCCCATAAGAAGAAAGTGAGGTTGCAAAATTGTGCTTCAGCCACGAATTTAAAATACCGGTTCCGTTGATACACAGCAAAACCCCAAGTCTGATCTGTTCCGGAGTATAATTGACATGGGCAAAGGTATTGACCCTTGATAGTTTATCATATTCCAGCTGGTCCAGAACTCCGTATACCACTCCTGAAGTTCCTGCTGTAGAGGCAATTTCTCCCGGATTGAAAACATTCAGGGAAAGCGCATTGTTGGGCTGATCTCCCGCTCTGTAAGAGATAGGTGTACCTTCTTTCAATCCTAATTCTTCCGCTGCTGCCCTTGAAACTGTTGCCTGAATCCCAAATGTAGGCACAATTTCCGGGAAAAAACTTTTGGGAATTCCATAATGGTTAATAATATCTTCCGAGATGCAGTTGTTCTTAAAATCCCAGAAAATTCCTTCTGATAATCCTTCAATGGTCATTCCTATCTGGCCGGAGAGTCTCATGGCAATATAGTCTCCGGGAAGCATTATTTTGTCTATCTTTTCAAAAATTTCGGGCTCATTTTCTTTTACCCATGCAAGCTTTGATGCTGTAAAGTTCCCCGGCGAATTCAACAGATGAGAAAGACATTTTTCTTCGCCTATGGTTTTGAAAGCATGCTCACCATAAGGCACAGCGCGGCTGTCACACCAGATAATGGATGGTCTTAAAAGGTTCTGATCTTTGTCTACAAGAATCAACCCATGCATCTGCCAGGTAATTCCGATTCCTTTGATATCTTCAGCATGTACTCCAGATTCATGCATGACAGCTTCGTGGGCCAATTTCAGATTGATCCACCAGTCAACTGGATTTTGCTCTGCCCATCCCGGATTTATAGCAGTGATTTTCATTTCTTTTTTGGGAGAAAATTTAGAAGCAATCACCTTTCCACTGGATGCCTCGATGAGACAAACTTTCACAGAAGAACTGCCAATGTCATAGCCTAGTAAGTACATAATATTAAAAAAAAGATTATTTTATAAGTTTTGTATTGTTTTTCTTGTAAATCTTGGCATCAAACCTGTAATATCTTGCGGCACGGTGTGATACATCTTTTTGGATTTCATCCAAAGGAACAATATAGGGGAACGAAGATATTTTCTTATGAAAATTCTTGATATCGATATTTTTTTCGCTTAAAGCACTGTATAGCTGATAAAGCTGTCTTATGGTAAATCTTTTCGGCAGCAGCTCGAAAATAATGGAGAAATCAGATTCAATCCATTTTCTGATCTCAATAAGGGATTCATTGATAATTTTGTTATGATCGAATGGCAATACCGGCACCTCATCAATAGGATACCAGTCTACGGTATCATACTTCGTACTGTTGATCTTATGGTCTATTTTGCAAAGGGAAAGATAAGCCACTGTGATGATCCTGTCTATATGATGCTTATATTCCTTATCCATCCATTTTATATCATGTACGTTGCTTGCTCTCATAGGATCAGCAAAGCATCGGAACTGTTTAAGAACCATTTTCTTTATTCCCGTAAGCTCATGAAGTACCCTTTGTGCAGCGTCATCTACATCTTCATCGCTAAAGATGAGGCTTCCCGGCAGTTTTCGCTGTTTTTCCAATGGGATATCATCAACATGGCGTTGTACTAATAAGATATTCAACCGGTTTTCATGGTCAAATCCAAATACAACACAATCTACAGAGACATAGGTATGAATAAAGTTCTGATTCATTAGTTTGTTAACATTTTGGTAACATTACAAATATAAAAATTCATCTGAATAAAAAAAATAAATCCGTCATTATCTACTGCTTATCAATACATTACATATCGATTTTTTATGATATCAATTGTATAAAAATTATGATAAGGTTATCATTAATTTTACACTTAGTATTTTCATAAGATATGAATTCACAATTAATTGCAATCATAATCAGCTTCAAAAAAAATTTGAATTTTCAGAATAAATATTATGATAAGAAGAATAATTTTTTTTTTCATTTTGCTTGAAAAAAAAATGTAAAAAACACACTTTTCATTAATAAATTGCCATCAAAAACAGATCTTTATTCACCATTTTTCATACGCTAACCATAAAGAATTACGAAATGAAGAATTTGAAAAGCAGAAATACCAGATATTTGAAGTCTTCGCAAACAGCGGATTAAACAAATGAATTTTCAATCTATATTTTCGTTGCGCTTCAAAGTAAAAGATATATCAAAATGAGTTTGATCAAAGACCGGATATCATAAATTTTTGAATTTCCGGACAGCTATATTCTTATTATGACCATACTCATATGATTGCATCGGCTAAATATCGAAATTTGATTCACCTCAAGAGCCAATAACCCATTACAAAATATCCTATGAAAAATTTAATCTTATCAATGGCAGCCATAAGCTTTATTATGCTGGCCTGCAAAAAAAACAATACGGAAAACAGTAACTATGTTAATGATTCCGCCAATACCCACAGCAATTATTCTGATACAGCGGTTTCAGCAGCTTCAGATACTCTGAAAAGCGGCCCAACAAGTCAGGACAGTATTAATACAAAAAACCACATTGGAGGAAGAAAAACCAGCAATAATAATACAGGTAATGCCACAGGCAATATCAATGCAGCAGTATCTGACAGCGCCCATAATGTAGAAGGCAGATCACAACGTGCAAAAAAGTGAGGTTTGAATCAAAACAAATACCCTGCTGTTATAGCAGGGTATTTTAGTTTTTAGATCTGTGAAAACAAAACTAAAGTTTATTAAATTACTACTTTACATTATACTTTTAACGTTTGATTACTTTTACCGTTTTTACAGTATTATGGCCAGTATTTACTTTTACCATATACACTCCTGATGTTAAAGCCGAAAAATCAACTGTTCCTTTATTACTATTGATATCATCAAAAAGAACCTGTTGGCCGGCTGCATTGTAAACCGCTACAGACAGGATGTTTTTATCGGATGAAACGTTGAGATGATCAAGAACAGGATTCGGGAAAACTTTCA belongs to Chryseobacterium gleum and includes:
- a CDS encoding SusC/RagA family TonB-linked outer membrane protein, whose protein sequence is MNRFYFNKSNRAALFFAMTLLPSGIAYSQVKKDTVAKENKIDEVVVIGYGTQRKEAVTGSVATVKGDALREVPSANITQALQGRTAGVDISQSSTKPGAAMQIRIRGTRSLTGDNNPLIVLDGIPFVGSLGDISSSDIKSIDILKDASATAIYGSRGANGVILVTTNRGAKGQKPKFTYNTFTGVQTLFSKYPMMDGPQFAKLRAYAIPAGNTTPLYSNGADENNSVNTDWQSLFYKPAMMTSHDVGVSGGTEGGNYNVGLSYFKQNALIPVQSYERFALRMAIDQQVGSVFKFGFTTNTNYSVSEGNGVNPGAVLGYSPIADPYNADGSPKRVMSTAGGIDQTWIYTRKSLESLADKYIDETKAFASYNNLYGEASLPIKGLKYRLNVGLDFRTSNSGNYSGVGVFNTNPLGPSAAGKGNNQTYHWVLENLLTYDRTFGKHKINAVALYSAEQNKYTSSYMSAKNVPADFFQYYNLGQSPQADITVRPEDQVYSKTGLLSAMGRIMYTYDNKYMLTATLRADGSSRLAPGNKWHTYPALSLGWNVTNESFMQNIKAINLLKFRAGWGQTSNQAVDPYTTMGRFNVAPYNYGLAGSTGIYGSQPPNPNLGWEYSKTQNYGVDFGILNNRLTGSVEYYKTHTYDLLTQKSLPPSSGWASIVSNVAETENKGVEISLNGVIFDNPDGFTWEAGVNFYTNKNKILSLASGTPRDINNLWFVGHNINSLYDYQYIGLWQAGDPYQSILEPGTADDVVGSIKVLYTGGYNADGTPVRAIGPDDRQIFDTAPKFQGGFNMRFAYKNFELSTVGAFQHGGILVSTIYGSASYLNRLTGRGNNVDVDYWTEDNTGAYFPRPGRHLSGDNPKYSSTLAMFDASYLKLRTITLGYNVNKDFLKDLKITSLRIYFTVTNPVVLFSPYHKFSGMDPEPNSFGNENQAVSGYPNRQLVIGANNPSTRNYLMGLNLTF
- a CDS encoding SDR family oxidoreductase codes for the protein MKDLFSIENKVAVITGASGVLGGSLAKSFIEAGAKVVALGRNQETLDARVKELTDLGGDALAVEANVMDIESLKAAVEKIKEKYGSIDVLLNIAGGNIPSATLSPEQSFFDMDMKGWAEVTDLNINGTVYPSYVFGKVMAEQGSGNIINISSMAAYSAITRVAGYSAAKSAITNFTQWLASDLALKFGDKIRVNAVAPGFFIGDQNRAILLNPDGSLTERSKKVMAKTPMQRFGEVEELNGVVQFLCSDAASFITGALIPVDGGFSAFSGV
- the uxuA gene encoding mannonate dehydratase; this encodes MVWKKDKIQLSTLRQIGVEGIVSALHDIPNGEIWNLEAINDYKNYIESHGLRWSVVESLPVSEAIKYGGEDRDSLIENYITSLENLGKAGVTTVCYNFMPVLDWARTDLFHEWEDGSSSLYFDKAKFAYFEIYILQRKGAENDYNPEILQKVEELKNTLTEKDNNDLIDSVIVKTQGFVNGNIKEGELNPVEKFKSLLALYDGIDKHQLRQNMKYFLEKIMPVCEKWNIQMCVHPDDPPFSLLGLPRIVTNEEDIDWLLKAVDNPHNGLTFCAGSLSANLQNDVPKLAQKFAHRTKFVHLRSTNVFENGDFIEAHHLGGRGRLIEVIRVFEKENSDLPMRIDHGRLLTEDIDKGYNPGYSFLGRMLALGQIEGVMAAVQSELQKN
- the xylA gene encoding xylose isomerase; amino-acid sequence: MNTLTGTKEFFTGIEKIKFEGKESRNPLAFRYYDAEKIVMGKPMKDWTRFAMAWWHTLCANGSDPFGGPTIHHPWDIGNDPLTRAMHKMDAGFEFMSKMGFNYYCFHDIDLVDPASNWKDYEKNMQTIVEYAKQKQQETGIKLLWGTANVFTHERYMNGASTNPNFDVVACAGTQVKNSIDATIALGGENYVFWGGREGYMSLLNTDMKREKDHLARFLSMSRDYARQQGFKGTFLIEPKPMEPTKHQYDYDSETVIGFLRHYGLDKDFKLNIEVNHATLAGHTFEHELQVAVDAGLLGSIDANRGDYQNGWDTDQFPIDYYDMVQAWLVLLPAGGLGTGGVNFDAKIRRNSIDAEDLFISHISGMDVFAKGLLAAADILENSDYKKLRTDRYASFDNGNGKAFEEGSLTLEDLQRIAHEIGEPQPKSGKQELFEAIVNMYI
- a CDS encoding RagB/SusD family nutrient uptake outer membrane protein, producing the protein MINFNKKLLLGAIFLSLTFTGCNEILDEQPRAIYTADYFNTPDGVNQGFTALYRQMRLLYGNGYFMSNCQNGTDESTWAQSADGNFKELDMSGNGIINSNTFPTSMVWNSVFPYINTANGIIEKGPGFGIAESMISEARFFRGFYYFMLVQTYGGVPLDLGAGELKYNTLPSTSSARNTVPEVYTKTVFADLKKAIENLPASPRVTGGVTKNVARLMLAKAYLTYGWWLQNPNGIPTYPEVARTDPDGHNAQWYFQQAYDIAMEGINNPGPYALQPTFYDVNVGSNDRNTESMLYADHTQSSTYYNESDPVGFGSGWAPDNFAAWMQTWNYTAIKSSKTTAWVGADVVSSVQREAAQSLGRPWVRMCPTLGVIKNTFADKTNDSRYDGTFVTTYRGNWNKNGTGLTTVPVLYNANNLPVQPGGAILSFLNDDSQMPSYPTGSGQSGVGAGTLPGRADWVIAPNGISRIVYPGLWKIGTYRTDDPNGLGYPNAGLTRPFSVAKFSEFYFIAAEAAVKGAAGSMTAKDLINVIRARAGKWKFNNAQNTAYVADNSAAMTAATPAVITIDYILAERSREYYGEFYRWYDLVRTQKWGDYAATYQIGGASYGDHSPQTVTRTIKPFHYLRPIPQSQIDAMEVSADIKAKYQNPGYN
- a CDS encoding xylulokinase, coding for MYLLGYDIGSSSVKVCLIEASSGKVIASKFSPKKEMKITAINPGWAEQNPVDWWINLKLAHEAVMHESGVHAEDIKGIGITWQMHGLILVDKDQNLLRPSIIWCDSRAVPYGEHAFKTIGEEKCLSHLLNSPGNFTASKLAWVKENEPEIFEKIDKIMLPGDYIAMRLSGQIGMTIEGLSEGIFWDFKNNCISEDIINHYGIPKSFFPEIVPTFGIQATVSRAAAEELGLKEGTPISYRAGDQPNNALSLNVFNPGEIASTAGTSGVVYGVLDQLEYDKLSRVNTFAHVNYTPEQIRLGVLLCINGTGILNSWLKHNFATSLSSYGDMNDMASLSPIGSKGLSIIPFGNGAERVLENKDTSCSIHGINFNIHTKGDILRAAQEGIVFSYEYGMDIMRNIGMDIQVIRAGNANMFLSSIFRQSLSSVSNAVIELYDTDGAVGAARAAGMGIGFYSDSREAFSSLEQIAVIEPEHEKREQYLEAYGRWKHHLNEII